TTAATTATTTCTGGCCCCGTGCCCAAAGGCGATGAACAAGAATATTATGCTTTGAAACCGCGAATTGAAAAATTGGTCGAAGCTCAAAAAAAATATATAAATACAGCCTTCAACGATGCCAAAAAATTAATTGCTGAAGGAAAAGATGAAGAAGGTGGAAAGCTACTACTTCGTGCACACAGAGGATTGCCCAAAAACAAAAATATTATTAAATATTTAGGCGAATCGGGAATGAAACAATTCCTGACAAAAATTGAAAATGTATACTTGGCCGATCAACAAAAACGTATGAACGAAGTTGACGAAGCACTATACTTTGTGATAGATGAAAAAAATAACAGTGTGGAGTTGAAAGAAAAAGGTGTGGAGATGATTACGGGCGGAGGTGATGACCCCAACTTCTTTATTATGCCTGATGTAGGTGCTTCAATAGCTGAGATTGAAAAATCGGAGGGAACAGACGAAGACCGCAAATACCGCAAAGAGATTTTGATGCGTGATTTTGCCATTAAATCGGATAGGATACATTCAGTACAACAATTATTGAAAGCTTATACATTATTTGAACGCGATGTAGAATATATTATAGATGGCGGCAAAATAAAAATAGTGGATGAGCAAACAGGCCGGGTGCTTGATGGACGCCGTTATTCCGATGGTTTGCACCAATCGATAGAAGCAAAAGAAAATGTGAAAGTAGAAGCTGCTACACAAACCTATGCGACGGTTACCTTACAAAATTATTTCCGTATGTATCATAAACTTTGTGGTATGACTGGAACTGCGGAAACAGAAGCAGGAGAGTTGTGGCAAATATATAAATTGGACGTGGTTGTGATTCCTACTAACCGAGGAATGGTTCGCAAAGACATGAACGATATGATATATAAAACCACTCGTGAAAAGTATAATGCAGTAATAGACGAAATCGTAAAATTACAAAACGAGGGACGACCTGTATTGGTAGGTACTACATCGGTTGAAGTAAGTGAATTGTTGAGCAGAATGATGTCGTTGCGTAAACTCAAACATAATGTACTTAATGCCAAACAACATCAACGTGAGGCAGAGATTGTAGCCGAAGCTGGTACAGCGGGAACGGTTACCATCTCAACCAATATGGCGGGTCGTGGTACCGATATTAAACTGGGTGCCGGCGTAAAAGAAGCTGGCGGATTGGCAATTTTAGGAACTGAACGTCACGAGAGTCGCCGTGTTGATAGGCAGTTGCGAGGCCGTGCCGGTAGGCAGGGAGACCCAGGTTCCTCACGTTTTTATGTATCATTAGAAGATAATTTGATGCGTTTGTTTGGTTCCGACAGAATAGCTGCTATAATGGACAGGATGGGTATGAAAGAAGGGGATGTTATTGAGCATTCGATGATTTCAAAATCGATAGAAAGAGCTCAGAAAAAAGTAGAGCAAAACAACTTTGGTATTCGTAAAAGATTGTTGGAATTTGATGATGTAATGAATGCTCAACGAGAAGTTATATATAATAAACGTCGCAATGCATTATGGGGTGATAAGTTGGCGATGGACTTAAACAATATGTTATATGATTTTGTGGACGAGCAAGTGAGAGAATATAAAGAAGAAAGTGATTTGGAAGGTCTCAAATATGAGTTTTTGAGAAGCCTGGCATGGGAACCCAGTGTTGATGCAGGCATCTTCAAATCAATGAATGAAGAGGGATTGACGGAGGAAATATTTGCACAGGCAAATGCTTATTATAAGCAAAAAGGCGATAGTATCGCAGCGAACTCAGTGCCCGTATTAAAAAATATATTTCAAGAAAAAGGAGACCAAATACAATTTCTGGGAGTACCATTCACCGATGGTTTACATAATATGAATATTACTGTAGACTTTAATAAAGCTATACAAACTTCAGGCAAAGAAATAGTATATACTTTTGAAAAGTTAATGGTGTTGAACCAAATTGATGAAGAGTGGAAAGAGCATTTGCGTGAAATGGACGAATTGAAAACTGCGGTATATAATGCTACCTTGG
The Bacteroidota bacterium genome window above contains:
- the secA gene encoding preprotein translocase subunit SecA gives rise to the protein MLGSLVKGLSSLFGGSKAERDMKEFSPRVEDINKHFASYSSLSDQGLREKTLELKARIAEYLSEIDTAVAELEANLQSTIGGDIGERDDIFKAIDKLKKDRDVELEKILDIILPEAFAVVKETARRLTENKGMRVPASQMDRDLAIDYDFVDIEGDTAIYKNVWSAAGIEIIWNMIHYDVQLIGGMVLHKGKIAEMATGEGKTLVSTLPAYLNALSGQGVHVVTVNDYLARRDCEWNGPIFQFHGLSVDCIDFHEPNGDERRKAYASDIVYGTNNEFGFDYLRDNMARSTEDLVQRKHHFAMVDEVDSVLIDDARTPLIISGPVPKGDEQEYYALKPRIEKLVEAQKKYINTAFNDAKKLIAEGKDEEGGKLLLRAHRGLPKNKNIIKYLGESGMKQFLTKIENVYLADQQKRMNEVDEALYFVIDEKNNSVELKEKGVEMITGGGDDPNFFIMPDVGASIAEIEKSEGTDEDRKYRKEILMRDFAIKSDRIHSVQQLLKAYTLFERDVEYIIDGGKIKIVDEQTGRVLDGRRYSDGLHQSIEAKENVKVEAATQTYATVTLQNYFRMYHKLCGMTGTAETEAGELWQIYKLDVVVIPTNRGMVRKDMNDMIYKTTREKYNAVIDEIVKLQNEGRPVLVGTTSVEVSELLSRMMSLRKLKHNVLNAKQHQREAEIVAEAGTAGTVTISTNMAGRGTDIKLGAGVKEAGGLAILGTERHESRRVDRQLRGRAGRQGDPGSSRFYVSLEDNLMRLFGSDRIAAIMDRMGMKEGDVIEHSMISKSIERAQKKVEQNNFGIRKRLLEFDDVMNAQREVIYNKRRNALWGDKLAMDLNNMLYDFVDEQVREYKEESDLEGLKYEFLRSLAWEPSVDAGIFKSMNEEGLTEEIFAQANAYYKQKGDSIAANSVPVLKNIFQEKGDQIQFLGVPFTDGLHNMNITVDFNKAIQTSGKEIVYTFEKLMVLNQIDEEWKEHLREMDELKTAVYNATLEQKDPLLIYKLESFNLFKSMLSRINRDVLGVLFKSQVEGQTQVREQRQITRTPQPKLQTSRTDNISATGNIQPNYQTNEEAPAKPQQVKGVIKVGRNDPCPCGSGKKFKQCHGKDE